One genomic window of Pempheris klunzingeri isolate RE-2024b chromosome 12, fPemKlu1.hap1, whole genome shotgun sequence includes the following:
- the sertad2b gene encoding SERTA domain-containing protein 2b — MFGKGAKRKLDEDEEGLEGKTLEASVAGGGLGLGPEGLSKVSYTLQRQTIFNISLMKLYSQRPLGEPSLERRVLINNMLRRIQDELKQEGSLRPLLFPPSPPPDDPMDEGFRDTPPSFGVLSSASTAQVSQPSALLMPVIAPPPSPHPMVPPNCQASQACPNRVEACPAPLEACLTPASLLEEDVGDSAFSAPSPPTPPLSPPPAQPPSLPSALLSQVSPRVPVSASSNGGFPSALSDMELGPPTAITRTAAANTTTVTTSPAPMPLTQSSHLAPLSPTSIGLPRDCRTMGAKPEAAGVLLAEGRCAELRLMDTLPTLPPGGLVDTSSSPSSTSSSSSPSGFLSDLALDDVLFADIDTSMYDFDPCTTAGTVGVTAGGGLAKLSSVVTADDLLKSLASPYSSPAPQVSANQPFKIDLTELDHIMEVLVGS; from the coding sequence ATGTTCGGTAAAGGTGCGAAGCGGAAGCTGGACGAGGATGAAGAGGGGCTGGAAGGCAAAACGCTGGAGGCGTCGGTGGCGGGAGGGGGACTAGGTCTCGGTCCAGAGGGCCTATCCAAGGTGTCCTACACCCTGCAGCGGCAGACCATCTTCAACATCTCTCTGATGAAGCTGTACAGCCAGCGGCCACTTGGCGAGCCCAGCCTGGAGCGCCGTGTCCTCATCAACAACATGCTGCGGCGCATCCAGGATGAACTCAAGCAGGAAGGCTCCCTGCGCCCGCTGCTCTTCCCGCCCTCGCCGCCGCCAGACGACCCCATGGATGAAGGTTTCCGTGACACTCCACCCTCGTTTGGTGTTTTATCATCCGCATCAACGGCACAGGTATCGCAGCCTTCTGCACTGTTGATGCCAGTGATTGCTCCACCGCCTTCACCCCACCCAATGGTGCCTCCCAACTGCCAGGCATCCCAGGCCTGCCCCAACCGTGTGGAAGCCTGCCCTGCCCCTCTGGAGGCCTGCCTCACTCCAGCCTCTTTACTGGAGGAGGACGTTGGAGATTCAGCTTTTAGTGCTCCATCTCCACCCACTCCTCCTCTGTCGCCTCCCCCGGCACAGCCTCCCTCTTTACCCTCGGCACTTCTGAGCCAGGTGTCCCCCAGGGTCCCTGTGTCGGCGTCGTCCAATGGTGGTTTCCCCTCCGCTCTGAGTGACATGGAGTTAGGTCCTCCCACAGCCATAAcaaggacagcagcagctaatACTACGACCGTGACTACCTCCCCAGCTCCCATGCCACTCACCCAGTCCTCCCACCTAGCACCCCTCTCCCCAACATCCATTGGCCTACCTAGAGACTGCAGGACCATGGGTGCGAAACCAGAGGCAGCTGGCGTCTTGCTAGCGGAAGGCCGCTGTGCGGAGCTCCGGCTGATGGACACTTTGCCCACACTGCCCCCTGGCGGCTTAGTAgacacttcctcctctccttcctccacttcttcctcttcctccccctcggGGTTTCTCTCAGACTTGGCGCTGGATGATGTCCTGTTCGCCGACATCGACACGTCCATGTATGACTTTGACCCCTGTACGACAGCGGGGACTGTGGGCGTGACGGCAGGCGGTGGCCTGGCCAAACTGTCGTCAGTGGTGACGGCGGACGACCTCCTCAAATCGCTGGCGTCGCCGTACAGCAGCCCCGCCCCCCAGGTTTCAGCCAATCAGCCTTTCAAAATTGATCTGACAGAACTGGACCACATCATGGAGGTGTTGGTGGGTTCGTGA